Proteins encoded together in one Amblyomma americanum isolate KBUSLIRL-KWMA chromosome 1, ASM5285725v1, whole genome shotgun sequence window:
- the LOC144116246 gene encoding DNA-dependent metalloprotease dvc-1-like — MSMASEDEEELALEMAEEHAYHVSLLELNEPSIEEPAATSVATHSLRKDLSVVDPFWQQCDPYPDVQRLFVEFNEAYFYGKLDQVAVSWNWHMTLCAGLCEYEGDGLCTVKLSEPLLKLRTRKDLVETLLHEMIHAYLFVTDGNMDHDAHGPEFHKHMDRVNKASGANITVFHNFHEELNNYRTHWWRCNGRCQHRFPFFGIVRRAMNRPPSDYDRWWADHQRNCGGTFTKIREPDPKGSKGKRKDGTLPVKNDAKQPKLMDGADIRAPLVPPHSVKSTVSVPDSQSHQGTRPKHVSSFPNTMTKLPSNVHTLPQHATDLQWPQVVPFTGEGRRLGGCSSKSRLLGESNCVLGGVSSQMLHIDANEATSWSSAVSGPGQSLSKCVTETQVKPAPQKPSDSTWPTLKDFLDQEIGSDIFSSNTESDDDCVITEADMTVKEQGKCTGKLDEASASSSSSLTSTDVGATANEVMRLSGTSYSKATAYHPQTNGLTERLNKTIADTISMYADADHRN; from the exons ATGAGCATGGCTAGTGAAGATGAAGAGGAGCTTGCGCTGGAAATGGCCGAAGAACATGCGTATCATGTGAGTTTGCTGGAATTGAATGAACCAAGCATCGAGGAGCCGGCAGCGACATCTGTG GCAACCCACTCATTGCGAAAAGACCTCTCAGTGGTGGATCCATTTTGGCAGCAATGCGACCCATACCCAGATGTGCAGAGACTTTTTGTTGAATTTAATGAGGCCTACTTTTATGGCAAGCTGGACCAGGTTGCAGTGTCCTGGAACTGGCACATGACCCT CTGTGCTGGGTTGTGCGAATATGAAGGGGATGGACTGTGCACCGTGAAACTCAGTGAGCCCCTACTGAAGTTGAGGACAAGAAAGGATCTGGTGGAAACGTTGCTG CACGAGATGATCCATGCCTACCTCTTCGTAACCGACGGCAACATG gaTCACGATGCTCATGGACCAGAGTTCCATAAGCACATGGATCGTGTTAACAAAGCCAGTGGAGCAAACATCACT GTGTTCCACAACTTTCATGAGGAGCTGAATAACTACCGTACCCACTGGTGGCGCTGTAACGGCCGCTGCCAGCATCGATTTCCATTCTTTGGCATTGTCAGGCGAGCCATGAACCGGCCACCATCTGATTATGATCGCTGGTGGGCTGACCACCAGCGCAACTGTGGTGGCACGTTCACCAAAATACGTGAGCCAGACCCCAAAGGTAGTAAGGGCAAGCGAAAGGATGGTACTTTGCCGGTTAAAAATG ATGCAAAGCAACCAAAATTGATGGATGGAGCAGACATCAGGGCCCCGCTCGTACCCCCACACAGTGTCAAGTCAACAGTTTCTGTACCTGATAGTCAAAGTCACCAAGGCACCCGTCCAAAACATGTCTCAAGTTTTCCTAACACCATGACGAAGCTGCCCAGTAATGTACATACCCTGCCACAGCATGCCACTGATCTGCAGTGGCCCCAAGTGGTTCCCTTCACTGGCGAAGGCCGCAGGCTTGGTGGTTGTTCCTCCAAATCTCGGCTTCTAGGAGAATCCAACTGTGTTTTGGGAGGTGTCTCCAGCCAGATGCTGCACATTGATGCGAATGAAGCAACATCCTGGAGTTCTGCGGTGTCAGGACCTGGCCAGTCACTGAGCAAGTGTGTAACTGAGACACAAGTGAAACCCGCACCACAGAAGCCATCAGATTCAACTTGGCCAACACTGAAAGATTTTCTGGACCAGGAAATCGGCTCTGACATTTTCAGCTCTAACACCGAGTCTGATGATGACTGTGTTATAACAGAAGCTGATATGACAGTGAAAGAGCAAGGAAAGTGCACTGGAAAGCTGGATGAAGCAAGCGCGTCATCATCATCTTCGCTCACTAGTACAGACGTGGGTGCCACAGCAAAT